In Aspergillus nidulans FGSC A4 chromosome II, a single window of DNA contains:
- the mde1 gene encoding methylthioribulose 1-phosphate dehydratase MDE1 (transcript_id=CADANIAT00005151), producing the protein MSQGLQQQNNDHLVQSDDPEHPANLIPELCRKFYNWGWVTGTGGGTSIRRGEHIFIAPSGVQKELMQPHNIFVLQYPTPKYPPSERKYIRKPLDLKPSACTPLFLAAFERGAGCCIHTHSQWAVLVTLLVEREKGPEGCFEISNIEQIKGIPKGPGKGMLGYFDTLRIPIIDNTAFEEDLTGSLEKAMDAYPDTYAVLVRRHGIYVWGDNVAKAKTQCESLDYLFQLAVEMHKLGIPWVK; encoded by the exons ATGTCCCAGGGACTTCAGCAACAGAACAACGACCACCTGGTCCAATCGGACGACCCAGAGCACCCGGCTAACCTCATCCCTGAGCTCTGCCGTAAATTCTACAACTGGGGCTGGGTTACGGGAACTGGCGGTGGT ACCTCCATTCGCCGCGGAGAGCATATTTTTATCGCCCCTTCTGGTGTACAGAAGGAATTGATGCAACCACACAACATCTTCGTTTTGCAGTACCCCACGCCCAAATACCCCCCCTCCGAGCGCAAGTACATCCGTAAGCCTCTCGATCTGAAACCCTCCGCTTGTACCCCGCTGTTCCTCGCCGCATTTGAGCGCGGCGCTGGCTGCTGCATTCACACACATTCCCAGTGGGCGGTCCTGGTGACCCTCCTGGTTGAGCGCGAGAAGGGACCCGAGGGCTGCTTTGAGATCAGCAACATCGAGCAGATCAAGGGTATACCcaagggcccaggcaagGGAATGCTAGGGTACTTTGATACCCTTAGGATTCCGATCATTGACAACACTGCTTTTGAGGAGGACCTTACGGGAAGCCTGGAGAAGGCCATGGATGCCTACCCAGATACCTATGCTGTGCTCGTGAGAAGACATGGAAT CTACGTATGGGGTGACAATGtggcgaaggcgaagaccCAATGTGAGAGTCTGGATTATCTGTTTCAGCTTGCTGTAGAGATGCATAAGCTTGGTATTCCATGGGTCAAATAG
- a CDS encoding CoA-acylating methylmalonate-semialdehyde dehydrogenase (transcript_id=CADANIAT00005153), with translation MAALRRLHATAQQFAPSTTSAASTATEYPTTHEAIANPIDTTNFLNNEFVPSKASTWIDLYDPATNNLVTRVPQSTDEELRAAVEAAQKAFPAWRATSIMARQQIMFKFVNLIRANWDRLAASITLEQGKTFADAKGDVLRGLQVAETACGITTQITGEVLEVAKDMETRSYREPLGVVAAICPFNFPAMIPLWCIPIATITGNTMVMKPSERDPGAAMILAELAREAGFPPGVINIIHGSAKTVDFILDAPEIKAISFVGGNRAGEYIYTRGSANGKRVQANLGAKNHAAVLPDANKNQTINAIVGAAFGAAGQRCMALSTLVTVGETKEWLPEMAERAKALNVNGGFEEGADLGPVISPESKKRIEDLIASAEEEGATILLDGRGYKPEKYPNGNFIGPTIITGVTPGMKCYKQEIFGPVLVCLEVETLDDAIELINKNEYGNGAAIFTRSGPTASRFQKDIEAGQVGINVPIPVPLPMFSFTGNKKSIAGGGANTFYGKPGLQFYTQQKTVTSLWRAEDAVSTKAHVVMPTHS, from the exons ATGGCTGCGCTTCGCAGACTTCATGCTACTGCTCAGCAGTTCGCCCCCTCAACCACATCCGCGGCTAGCACCGCCACCGAATACCCGACGACCCATGAAGCCATTGCCAATCCTATTGATACTACCAACTTCCTTAACAACGAGTTCGTGCCTTCAAAGGCGAGCACATGGATTGACTTGTATGACCCGGCTACCAATAACCTCGTCACCCGTGTGCCCCAGAGTACCGATGAGGAACTCCGCGCCGCTGTCGAAGCGGCCCAGAAGGCTTTCCCTGCATGGAGGGCTACGAGTATTATGGCTAGACAGCAGATTATGTTTAAATTCGTGAACTTAATCCGTGCCAACTGGGATCGTTTGGCTGCGTCGATTACTCTCGAGCAGGGCAAGACCTTTGCTGATGCCAAGGGTGATGTCCTCCGTGGTCTGCAGGTCGCTGAAACTGCCTGTGGCATTACCACGCAGATCACCGGTGAGGTTCTGGAAGTTGCCAAGGACATGGAGACCAGGAGCTACAGGGAGCCCTTGGGAGTTGTTGCTGCTATCTGCCCTTTCA ACTTTCCCGCTATGATCCCCCTCTGGTGTATTCCTATTGCTACTATCACCGGTAACACTATGGTGATGAAGCCCTCCGAGCGTGACCCTGGAGCGGCCATGATCCTCGCCGAGTTGGCCAGGGAAGCCGGCTTCCCTCCCGGTGTTATTAACATCATCCACGGATCTGCCAAGACCGTCGACTTCATCCTGGATGCCCCCGAAATCAAGGCCATCAGCTTTGTTGGCGGTAACCGTGCTGGAGAGTACATCTACACTCGCGGGTCCGCCAATGGTAAGCGTGTGCAGGCCAACCTTGGGGCCAAGAATCACGCTGCCGTGCTTCCCGACGCAAACAAGAACCAGACCATCAATGCTATTGTTGGAGCTGCTTTCGGCGCTGCAGGTCAGCGCTGCATGGCTCTGAGCACACTGGTCACAGTTGGTGAAACCAAAGAGTGGCTGCCAGAGATGGCAGAGCGTGCCAAGGCGCTGAATGTCAATGGAGGCTTCGAAGAGGGCGCTGACCTCGGCCCCGTCATCAGTcctgagagcaagaagcgTATCGAGGATCTGATCGCTAgtgcagaagaggagggcgCCACCATCCTCCTAGATGGAAGAGGTTACAAGCCTGAAAAGTACCCCAATGGCAATTTCATTGGTCCCACCATTATCACCGGCGTCACCCCAGGGATGAAGTGCTACAAGCAGGAGATTTTCGGCCCCGTCCTTGTCTGCCTTGAAGTTGAGACCCTAGATGACGCGATCGAGCTCATCAATAAGAACGAATATGGCAACGGTGCCGCGATCTTCACCCGCTCCGGCCCTACAGCCTCCAGATTCCAGAAGGATATTGAAGCCGGCCAGGTTGGAATCAACGTTCCCATCCCCGTTCCTCTTCCTATGTTCTCCTTCACTGGTAACAAGAAGAGTATTGCCGGTGGTGGTGCCAACACTTTCTATGGCAAGCCTGGTCTCCAGTTCTACACCCAGCAGAAGACAGTGACGAGCTTGTGGCGCGCTGAGGATGCCGTCAGTACTAAGGCTCATGTTGTGATGCCTACACACTCATAA
- a CDS encoding flavin reductase family protein (transcript_id=CADANIAT00005148), whose translation MKLLHSQASLAVSRNLRAGIGSRYIDAHSYASLLPRHPPQQLPHRSLTTKASINPTTATPSSTTTTATNQQDVQSSLSTQIRLLMRRIPYPVAIITSTDPNPSPPPTHSSPTVKTSQFTSRFRGMTVSSFNTVTLTPHPVISFNVRRPSETLHALISSGRFLVHLLATDLATASLARDFARGNQNLALEEGMFEFVGVAPSSVSDSETGTEALGTKEGPTILPLPMLRRKGREATLSTYAPETGSSRLESSFFPFIFECRLLPESVVDVYDHTIVVGKIVRAITSLNTSSTSDSAEIPSEDLCLTYANTKFWEMGKEVV comes from the exons ATGAAGCTCCTTCACTCCCAAGCTTCGCTAGCTGTCTCTCGGAACTTGAGAGCAGGTATAG GAAGTCGTTATATTGATGCTCACTCATATGCATCATTACTGCCTCGACATCCACCACAGCAGTTACCCCACCGAAGCCTTACCACCAAGGCGTCTATAAATCCGACTACCGCAACCCCATCATCGACAACCACTACTGCCACCAACCAGCAAGATGTCCAATCCTCCCTATCAACGCAAATACGCCTCCTCATGCGCCGAATTCCATACCCCGTTGCCATAATCACCTCCACCGACCCCAATCCAtctccaccaccaacacaTTCATCACCCACAGTCAAAACCTCTCAGTTCACCTCCCGCTTCCGAGGCATGACAGTCTCCTCTTTCAACACTGTAACCCTAACGCCGCACCCTGTGATCTCGTTTAACGTGCGTCGACCCTCTGAAACACTGCATGCGCTTATATCATCCGGTCGATTTCTTGTACATTTGCTCGCAACGGACCTAGCGACTGCGAGTCTGGCGCGGGACTTTGCGCGGGGGAACCAGAATCTTGCGCTGGAAGAAGGCATGTTCGAATTCGTGGGTGTTGCGCCTTCGTCAGTTTCTGATAGTGAGACCGGTACGGAGGCTCTTGGTACTAAGGAAGGTCCTACAATACTGCCTTTACCGATGCTTCGAAGGAAGGGTAGAGAGGCCACTCTATCTACATATGCGCCCGAAACCGGATCCTCTAGACTGGAATCCAGCTTCTTCCCATTCATATTTGAGTGTCGACTTCTCCCAGAGAGCGTGGTCGATGTATACGATCATACTATTGTTGTTGGGAAGATTGTTCGGGCAATCACTAGCCTGAACACGAGCTCGACCTCCGACTCTGCTGAGATTCCATCGGAGGATTTATGTCTGACGTATGCGAACACGAAGTTTTGGGAGATGGGGAAGGAGGTGGTATAA
- the clxA gene encoding calnexin (transcript_id=CADANIAT00005152), giving the protein MRLNTALTSALVSSASLMGYAHAEDDSTADATSVVERPTFTPTSLEAPFLEQFTDDWESRWTPSHAKKEDSKSEEDWAYVGEWSVEEPTVYKGIDGDKGLVVKNVAAHHAISAKFPKKIDNKGKTLVVQYEVKPQNSLVCGGAYMKLLQDNKKALADDFSNTTPYVIMFGPDKCGATNKVHFIFRHKNPKTGEYEEKHLKAPPAARTSKLSSLYTLIVRPDQSFQILIDGAAVKNGTLLEDFNPPVNPEKEIDDPKDKKPDDWVDEAKIPDPDATKPDDWDEDAPYEIVDESAEKPDDWLEDEPNSIPDPEAEKPEDWDDEEDGDWIPPTVPNPKCSEVSGCGPWSPPLIKNPAYKGKWTAPLIDNPAYKGPWAPRKIANPDYFEDKTPSNFEPMGAIGFEIWTMQNDILFDNIYIGHSVEDAEKLRKETFDIKRPIEEAEEEASKPKKETKAAGTSVSFKEDPVTFVREKVDHFVGLAKEDPINAVKQVPEVAGGLGALLVTMILIIVGAIGASSPAPAPVKKGKEAAKASKEKASEAVSSAAETAKGGATKRTTRSSAE; this is encoded by the exons ATGCGTCTCAACACAGCTCTTACCTCCGCTTTGGTCTCTTCGGCCTCCCTCATGGGCTACGCCCATGCCGAAGACGACTCAACCGCCGATGCTACATCGGTCGTTGAGAGACCTACTTTCACG CCCACCAGCCTTGAAGCTCCCTTCCTGGAACAGTTCACGGACGACTGGGAATCGAGGTGGACTCCTTCGCACGCCAAGAAGGAAGACTCCAAGTCGGAGGAGGATTGGGCTTATGTCGGCGAATGGTCCGTTGAGGAACCCACCGTCTACAAGGGTATTGACGGAGACAAGGGTCTGGTTGTTAAGAATGTCGCGGCCCACCACGCCATCTCTGCCAAGTTCCCGAAGAAGATCGATAACAAGGGCAAGACTCTTGTTGTCCAGTATGAGGTCAAGCCGCAAA ACTCCCTTGTTTGTGGTGGTGCCTACATGAAGCTGCTCCAGGATAACAAGAAGGCTCTTGCGGACGATTTCTCCAACACCACCCCCTACGTGATCATGTTTGGTCCCGACAAGTGCGGTGCCACTAACAAG GTTCACTTCATCTTCCGCCACAAGAACCCCAAGACTGGTGAATATGAGGAGAAGCACCTGAAggctcctcctgctgctcgcaCCAGCAAGCTGAGCTCCCTTTACACCCTCATCGTCCGCCCTGACCAGTCCTTCCAAATTCTCATTGACGGCGCCGCTGTCAAGAACGGCACTCTCCTCGAGGACTTCAACCCTCCCGTCAACCccgagaaggagatcgaCGACCCCAAGGACAAGAAACCCGACGACTGGGTCGATGAGGCCAAGATCCCTGACCCCGACGCTACCAAGCCTGATGACTGGGATGAAGACGCCCCCTACGAGATTGTTGATGAGTCTGCCGAGAAGCCTGACGATTGGCTAGAGGATGAGCCGAACAGCATTCCTGACCCTGAGGCCGAGAAGCCTGAAGACtgggatgatgaggaggacggcGACTGGATTCCTCCCACTGTCCCTAACCCCAAGTGCAGTGAAGTCTCCGGATGTGGTCCCTGGTCTCCTCCCTTGATCAAGAACCCTGCCTACAAGGGCAAGTGGACTGCTCCGCTCATTGACAACCCTGCCTACAAGGGACCTTGGGCTCCCCGCAAGATCGCCAACCCTGACTACTTTGAGGACAAGACCCCCTCTAACTTCGAGCCCATGGGCGCT ATTGGTTTCGAGATCTGGACCATGCAGAACGATATCCTGTTCGACAACATCTACATTGGACACTCcgttgaggatgctgagaagcTCCGCAAGGAGACCTTTGATATTAAGCGTCCCAtcgaggaggccgaggaggaagcttcTAAGCCCAAGAAGGAGACAAAGGCAGCTGGCACTAGCGTTAGCTTTAAGGAGGATCCCGTCACCTTCGTTCGTGAGAAGGTTGACCACTTCGTTGGCCTCGCCAAGGAAGACCCCATAAACGCCGTCAAGCAGGTTCCCGAGGTCGCTGGTGGCCTTGGTGCCCTTCTCGTCACCATGATCCTCATTATTGTTGGTGCCATCGGAGCCAGCAGCCCCGCGCCCGCCCCCgtcaagaagggcaaggaggCCGCCAAAgcttcaaaggagaaggCCAGCGAAGCTGTCAGCTCCGCTGCGGAGACCGCCAAGGGCGGAGCGACCAAGCGCACCACCCGATCGTCTGCGGAGTAA
- a CDS encoding sorting nexin 1 (transcript_id=CADANIAT00005150) has translation MDLDGGDSPWGDVPSQSTNNLAASQSETEGTGAFPPSLTLMCGLMLTPTLRSPRPINTARDTPFDRPLGDKPAENSPTGLEQAPVPPQKEAFASRNVRPASTTSQTSSGAGMMDSVNLEEDGTGFRNPPPVQPPSDVEASKRQQQPSVSVEKAAHPTFEISVGDPHKVGDLTSSHIVYQVRTKTTSKAYRQPEFTVSRRYRDFLWLYNSLHSNNPGVVVPPPPEKQAVGRFDTNFVESRRAALERMLNKIAAHPILQHDGDLKIFLESEAFNVDIKNKENREPDLGQSKGMFSSFGISVGGGGKFIEHDDWFHDRKIYLDALENQLKSLMKAIDTVVAQRKGLSEAAGEFSTSIQSLAAVELSPLLSGPLYGLSDLQLRIKELYDRQAQQDVLTLGITIDEYLRLIGSVKTAFSQRQKAYHSWHAAESELQKRKHSQEKLLRQGKSQQDRLNQANADVADAERRVHQARLLFEDMGRLMRNELQRFEKEKVEDFKSGVETFLESAVEAQKELIELWETFLLQLDAGEDGNPFYPPAGEHNASAESAPGAPSESTVSTAEAA, from the exons ATGGACTTGGACGGCGGTGACTCTCCATGGGGCG ATGTGCCCTCGCAATCGACTAACAACCTCGCTGCGTCTCAGTCGGAAACTGAGGGAACAGGTGCATTCCCACCGAGTCTAACTCTGATGTGCGGGCTCATGCTAACTCCCACGCTGCGCAGCCCAAGACCAATCAACACAGCAAGAGACACCCCGTTCGACC GTCCTCTCGGTGATAAGCCTGCTGAAAACAGCCCGACAGGCCTTGAACAAGCCCCCGTACCACCCCAGAAGGAGGCTTTTGCAAGCCGAAATGTGCGCCCGGCATCCACCACATCCCAAACATCCAGCGGGGCTGGAATGATGGATTCAGTgaatctggaagaggatggTACGGGCTTTCGGAACCCTCCACCAGTGCAGCCGCCAAGTGATGTAGAAGCCTCGAAGAGACAACAGCAGCCGAGCGTCAGCGTGGAGAAAGCTGCCCACCCGACTTTTGAAATCTCCGTCGGTGATCCGCACAAGGTTGGCGATTTGACCAGTAGTCACATCGTGTACCAGGTTAGGACCAAG ACAACTTCGAAAGCTTATCGGCAGCCTGAATTTACCGTGAGCCGGCGATACCGCGATTTCCTGTGGCTCTATAACTCCTTGCACAGTAACAATCCCGGCGTGGTTGTGCCTCCTCCGCCCGAAAAGCAAGCGGTGGGCCGATTTGATACCAACTTCGTGGAATCGCGAAGAGCAGCCCTGGAGCGCATGCTTAATAAAATTGCCGCTCATCCTATACTCCAACATGATGGCGACCTCAAAATCTTCCTTGAGAGTGAGGCTTTCAACGtggacatcaagaacaaggagaaCAGGGAGCCAGATCTGGGTCAAAGCAAGGGTATGTTTAGCTCGTTTGGAATCAGCGTGGGTGGAGGCGGAAAATTCATCGAGCATGACGAC TGGTTTCACGACCGAAAGATTTACCTGGATGCGCTTGAGAATCAACTGAAGTCGTTGATGAAGGCCATCGATACAGTTGTAGCTCAGCGAAAAGGACTGTCAGAGGCTGCTGGCGAGTTCTCGACCTCAATACAATCCTTAGCTGCCGTTGAGTtgtctcctcttctctcagGACCTTTATACGGTCTATCGGACCTTCAACTACGCATCAAAGAATTGTACGACCGTCAAGCGCAGCAGGATGTGTTGACCCTAGGAATCACAATCGATGAATATCTTCGCCTGATCGGTAGCGTCAAAACAGCATTCTCACAACGGCAAAAAGCCTACCACAGCTGGCACGCAGCCGAATCAGAACTACAGAAACGCAAACACAGTCAGGAGAAGCTCCTCCGACAAGGCAAATCGCAACAAGATCGTCTTAACCAAGCCAATGCAGACGTGGCCGACGCGGAAAGAAGAGTGCACCAGGCTAGGCTGCTGTTTGAAGACATGGGCAGATTGATGCGAAACGAGCTGCAGAGatttgagaaggagaaggtggaAGACTTCAAGTCTGGCGTGGAAACTTTTTTGGAGAGTGCCGTAGAGGCTCAGAAGGAG TTGATCGAGTTATGGGAAACATTCCTGCTGCAGTTGGACGCGGGCGAGGACGGCAATCCGTTCTATCCGCCTGCGGGTGAGCATAACGCCTCTGCAGAGTCGGCACCAGGAGCTCCTTCTGAAAGCACTGTATCAACAGCTGAAGCGGCGTAA
- a CDS encoding mitochondrial 54S ribosomal protein bL31m (transcript_id=CADANIAT00005149): MSLHTTLRRTAASPLISQGTTTFICTQCRHATLLRRPKRPYTFTQLITLSDGSTFTHRTTSPLPVYRSTRDTRNSIMWNPSSSKLKSVEDDEAGRLAAFRAKFGRNWDATAAPEDSAAAGGDKDKEDARKAAQKEAEEEDDNLLDLISSFGQEEVESGKKK; the protein is encoded by the coding sequence ATGTCTCTCCACACTACCCTCCGCCGCACCGCGGCCTCACCTCTCATCTCACAAGGAACAACAACTTTCATCTGTACACAATGCCGGCATGCAaccctcctccgccgcccgAAGCGCCCCTACACATTCACACAACTCATCACTCTTTCCGACGGGAGCACATTCACTCATCGCACAACCTCCCCTTTGCCCGTGTACAGATCAACTAGGGATACTCGCAACTCGATCATGTGGAATCCGAGCAGCAGTAAGCTGAAGAGcgtggaagacgacgaggcAGGGCGTCTAGCTGCTTTCCGAGCGAAGTTTGGACGGAACTGGGATGCTACTGCGGCGCCCGAAGACAGTGCGGCTGCGGGAGGCGATAAGGATAAGGAGGATGCAAGAAAAGCTGCGcagaaggaggctgaggaggaggacgataaTCTGTTGGATTTGATCAGTTCGTTTGggcaggaggaggttgagagtgggaagaagaaatag
- a CDS encoding protein acrB (transcript_id=CADANIAT00005147) has protein sequence MPRSSATARKSHSNRQDHGGGGSGKKPSKQKSSGHLNATYNGTAGSETGPSSQVDWPSHRSGDQSIAAAAAKSNGPVDSLKADTNGRGYPGGYAKGNADMSYGQTNGGVSPNGGLAGPASRRTDKSVTGTKRTTSNASVNPFQLASTILRSCPMYDTIAILIFLLQLPPMVLTLVQFLFASLTFMPPSGTASGSFTSNFDIFQGPAGTPSLGTMIAMDGFCLLVWGLFMWTWAQNFALDLAHVQVAITLGGGGAGKNGGVNALCVGIVLILHLIRSKGIQDFVVGHLVSAKIISPDLLSHYSYLMPAEFKRTESQSSPSWIRSLLADPGPITIRQTRGYRSVCRLTNPDRLGVRIRGQRFFLSYGPDGQIITAAHKDGRDRLISAKKRRRQANQVRSRQPFWAALASTKVTVMREYEHSRALSKTARGLATTEDDLQGVSLDDGLVWITYVDSSTIKFAAGDFASSDDHSASGVCEAGRVSSEDAEPFYVCVNGAPWATVVITKEHDPSKASNTIYWRGEISGLAPNCAYTCSFVKCDTDEEICAMSVKTPAANDAEQANSVPAPPQPSYRPSSPTTTLKNSIINAEAKLNEKRARLRKAKNDHKLAISKIKKELDNYTNRLQSGTDENRQKQRSLQLERNIRQTEEATAALDNQIDNLGNVPDDEYQEWVEQKAKYERELELLKSAKAEIAATRTANARELSSLESELNSTTQRRERLQGRRTRVNEQYERIISANAQGLNERERRAAEQFAREQDQSKLEQSFNEQFASISQSVQDYQLRTSQLWQQCTAVEQALQQQLLMEPAPLTPEGELPGTSTFADAPSVPLGTLASNMPSHRSLLGQSFPPLKSSPLQHYASPIGTAPSHPTSPIAAPSYQPFSSSPFGNAASFLDPDFVYRDRSFSNRSARSSLYGSEFPDAITARRVPFGVDPFELGNEKRRGSGSDSTPLNGPSGLRPISSPFQRAASRASGTGSGGSGGSGSGSGSPSSARGKGN, from the exons ATGCCACGTTCATCGGCTACGGCTAGGAAGAGTCATAGCAATCGACAAGaccatggcggcggcggttctgggaagaagccaagcaAACAAAAGTCAAGTGGGCATTTAAACGCAACATACAACGGTACTGCTGGATCCGAAACTGGACCGTCTTCGCAGGTCGACTGGCCATCGCATCGTTCTGGAGACCAATCGAtcgcagcagccgcagccaaatCTAACGGACCGGTCGATAGCTTGAAAGCGGACACCAACGGACGTGGTTATCCGGGCGGATATGCGAAGGGAAATGCAGACATGTCTTACGGGCAGACGAATGGTGGCGTGTCGCCGAATGGTGGACTCGCCGGGCCGGCTTCACGTCGTACGGATAAGTCGGTCACTGGGACCAAGAGGACAACTTCGAATGCGTCGGTGAATCCGTTCCAGCTGGCATCCACCATTCTCCGATCGTGTCCAATGTACGACACTATCGCCATCTTGatctttctgcttcagctccCGCCTATGGTTCTCACTTTGGTTCAATTCTTGTTTGCGTCCTTGACATTTATGCCTCCCAGCGGCACCGCTTCTGGATCCTTCACCTCCAACTTCGATATTTTCCAGGGACCCGCCGGAACCCCCTCGCTCGGTACCATGATTGCAATGGATGGTTTCTGCCTGCTTGTATGGGGCCTCTTTATGTGGACGTGGGCCCAGAATTTTGCTCTCGATTTAGCCCATGTCCAGGTTGCCATCACTCTGGGCGGTGGAGGTGCAGGGAAAAATGGTGGTGTCAATGCGCTCTGCGTCGGTATTGTTCTGATTCTGCATCTCATACGCAGCAAAGGAATACAGGATTTTGTCGTCGGCCATCTTGTTTCAGCAAAAATCATTAGCCCCGATTTACTGTCGCATTATTCTTACCTCATGCCCGCCGAATTCAAGCGCACCGAATCGCAATCATCCCCGAGTTGGATCCGGAGCCTGCTTGCT GACCCCGGCCCCATCACGATCAGGCAAACGCGTGGATACAGAAGCGTCTGCCGGCTCACAAACCCAGATCGACTCGGCGTTCGAATCCGCGGCCAGCGTTTCTTCCTATCCTATGGCCCCGACGGGCAGATTATCACTGCCGCGCATAAGGACGGCAGGGATCGTTTGATATCGGCAAAAAAACGACGAAGGCAGGCAAATCAAGTCAGGAGCCGGCAACCTTTTTGGGCTGCACTGGCAAGCACAAAAGTCACGGTCATGAGGGAGTATGAACATTCTAGGGCCTTGTCAAAAACTGCTAGAGGACTTGCTACGACGGAGGACGATCTTCAAGGCGTTTCTTTGGACGATGGACTTGTTTGGATTACGTATGTGGATAGCTCGACGATTAAGTTTGCAGCTGGGGATTTTGCGTCTTCGGACGACCATTCCGCGTCAGGTGTCTGCGAAGCAGGCCGTGTGAGCAGCGAGGATGCGGAGCCGTTTTACGTCTGCGTCAATGGTGCGCCATGGGCAACGGTGGTCATCACTAAAGAGCATGATCCTTCAAAAGCGTCTAATACAATCTATTGGCGAGGCGAGATATCAGGTCTTGCACCCAATTGCGCGTATACTTGCTCTTTTGTTAAATGCGATACGGATGAGGAAATCTGCGCCATGAGTGTCAAGACCCCTGCGGCCAATGATGCAGAACAAG CCAATTCGGTGCCGGCCCCTCCGCAACCCTCATATcgaccatcctccccaacaacCACGCTGAAGAACTCGATCATCAATGCTGAGGCGAAACTGAACGAAAAGCGTGCTCGACTCCGAAAGGCCAAAAATGACCACAAGCTTGCTATTTCtaagatcaagaaggagctggacaATTACACCAATCGTCTTCAGAGCGGCACGGATGAAAACAGGCAGAAGCAACGCTCTCTTCAATTGGAAAGGAACATTCGACAAACTGAAGAGGCTACCGCCGCTCTGGACAACCAGATCGATAACTTGGGTAATGTTCCTGACGATGAGTATCAGGAGTGGGTTGAACAGAAGGCAAAGTACGAACGTGAATTGGAGCTCCTCAAATCCGCCAAGGCAGAGATTGCTGCCACGCGTACCGCCAATGCTCGCGAGTTATCTTCATTGGAATCCGAGTTGAACTCTACCACGCAACGGCGCGAACGTCTGCAGGGTCGCCGAACCAGAGTGAATGAGCAGTACGAACGGATCATCTCGGCCAACGCACAGGGTCTCAATGAGCGAGAGCGCCGCGCTGCAGAGCAGTTTGCCCGGGAACAAGATCAGTCGAAGTTGGAGCAAAGTTTCAACGAACAATTCGCGAGCATCAGTCAATCAGTGCAGGATTATCAGCTGCGCACCAGTCAATTGTGGCAACAGTGTACCGCCGTCGAACAAGCCCTCCAGCAGCAGTTGCTCATGGAGCCCGCTCCGCTAACACCCGAAGGCGAGCTGCCCGGTACTAGTACGTTTGCCGACGCGCCCAGCGTGCCCTTGGGCACATTGGCGTCAAATATGCCAAGCCACCGCTCGCTACTAGGACAGAGCTTTCCGCCGCTCAAGTCTAGTCCTCTGCAGCACTATGCTTCGCCAATTGGAACTGCTCCGTCTCATCCGACTAGTCCAATCGCCGCTCCATCCTACCAGcctttctccagctcgccaTTTGGTAACGCGGCATCCTTCCTTGACCCGGACTTTGTCTACCGCGACCGTTCGTTCTCCAACCGCTCCGCACGCAGCAGCCTCTATGGCTCTGAGTTCCCGGACGCGATAACGGCCCGCCGTGTCCCCTTTGGCGTTGATCCTTTCGAGCTCGGTAACGAGAAACGACGCGGTTCGGGATCTGACAGCACCCCGCTCAACGGTCCATCTGGCCTACGTCCTATCTCCAGTCCTTTCCAGCGAGCCGCCAGTCGCGCAAGTGGAACCGGCAGTGgcggaagcggaggaagTGGTAGTGGTAGTGGCAGTCCTAGCTCTGCCCGTGGAAAGGGAAACTAA